Proteins from one Impatiens glandulifera chromosome 2, dImpGla2.1, whole genome shotgun sequence genomic window:
- the LOC124923624 gene encoding probable protein phosphatase 2C 72 → MGLCISKGSAEIYVEDDDCQEPVVSYGISNSVSSLFSLEGNKGVNQDAAVLFHGYGTEDVTFCAVYDGHGMNGHRVSKLVRNRLLKLMLNLKKEFAKNKNRPSHVNEIKMWEEACMSAFRVMDKEIKLLTNFDCSLSGTTAVVVLRKGEHLLIANLGDSRAILGTMNNDGEMVSVQLTTDLKPSVPTEGDRIRRSNGRVLALRDEPHIDRVWLPHEDSPGLAMSRSFGDLLLKNHGIISIPEVSFHHLTSKDHFLFLATDGVWDVMSNDEVATIVASSDTGAKAAESVVNAAVSNWRQKFPSSKRDDITAICLFLADKTNDTISS, encoded by the exons ATGGGTCTTTGTATCTCTAAAGGATCTGCAGAGATTTATGTTGAAGATGATGATTGTCAAGAACCTGTGGTTTCTTATGGCATCTCAAACTCTGTCTCATCTCTTTTTTCTCTTGAAGGCAACAAGGGAGTCAACCAAGATGCAGCCGTGCTCTTCCAT GGTTACGGTACAGAAGATGTAACATTTTGTGCTGTGTATGATGGGCACGGAATGAATGGCCATCGTGTGAGCAAATTAGTCAGAAACCGCCTGTTGAAACTGATGTTAAATCTGAAGAAGGAATTCGCGAAGAACAAAAATAGACCGAGTCATGTAAACGAGATAAAGATGTGGGAAGAGGCGTGTATGAGTGCTTTTAGGGTGATGGACAAGGAGATCAAACTTCTTACCAATTTTGATTGTTCTTTGAGTGGAACAACAGCAGTTGTTGTCCTAAGAAAG GGTGAACATCTTTTGATTGCGAATTTGGGTGATTCAAGAGCAATTCTCGGGACAATGAACAATGATGGAGAAATGGTTTCGGTACAGCTTACTACAGACCTAAAGCCTAGTGTACCAA CCGAAGGAGACAGAATAAGGAGGAGCAACGGGCGGGTGTTGGCTTTGAGAGATGAACCGCATATCGATCGAGTATGGTTGCCTCATGAAGACAGTCCCGGCCTGGCTATGTCGAGATCCTTTGGTGATCTTCTTCTAAAGAACCACGGAATCATTTCCATCCCTGAGGTTTCTTTTCACCATTTGACATCTAAGGATCACTTCCTTTTTCTTGCCACTGATGGG GTGTGGGATGTGATGAGTAATGATGAAGTTGCAACGATAGTGGCATCATCGGATACAGGCGCGAAAGCTGCGGAGAGTGTGGTTAACGCAGCGGTTTCAAATTGGAGACAGAAGTTCCCTTCTTCTAAAAGGGATGATATCACTGCTATTTGCCTCTTCTTAGCAGACAAAACAAATGATACAATATCTTCATAA